A section of the Dehalobacter sp. DCM genome encodes:
- a CDS encoding HU family DNA-binding protein — translation MNKAELVAAVAEKTEFTKKDAEKAVAAVFDTISQAMASGEKVQLVGFGTFEVKQREERVGRNPQTKEEIVIPACKVPGFKAGKALKESVQ, via the coding sequence TTGAATAAAGCGGAACTCGTTGCTGCAGTAGCAGAAAAAACGGAATTTACCAAGAAGGATGCCGAGAAAGCGGTAGCCGCAGTTTTTGACACGATCAGCCAAGCAATGGCCAGTGGTGAGAAAGTCCAATTAGTTGGATTCGGTACTTTTGAAGTCAAGCAAAGAGAAGAGCGCGTTGGCAGAAATCCTCAGACTAAAGAGGAAATCGTTATCCCGGCATGCAAAGTACCTGGATTTAAAGCAGGTAAGGCTTTAAAAGAGTCTGTACAGTAA
- the spoVT gene encoding stage V sporulation protein T, with protein MKATGIVRRIDDLGRVVIPKEIRRTLRIREGDPLEIFVDREGEVILKKYSPIGELGDFAKEYADSLFEATGHIACIGDRDVIIAVSGASKKEFLNKSLGAIAEQAMEDRKTIFNSGESSVLKEAEGDDKTKVYSQVIAPIISEGDPIGVVILMSKEPNVKMGDLETKLVETAAGFLAKQMEQ; from the coding sequence GTGAAAGCAACCGGAATTGTCAGAAGAATAGATGATCTTGGACGGGTAGTTATTCCTAAAGAAATCCGCCGGACTTTACGGATAAGAGAAGGCGATCCGCTGGAGATTTTTGTGGACAGAGAAGGGGAAGTGATACTTAAGAAATATTCACCGATCGGTGAATTAGGGGATTTTGCCAAAGAATACGCAGATTCCTTATTTGAAGCAACAGGACATATTGCCTGCATTGGAGACAGAGATGTCATCATCGCCGTATCAGGCGCTTCAAAGAAAGAGTTCTTGAACAAATCTCTCGGGGCAATTGCTGAGCAAGCAATGGAAGACAGGAAGACGATTTTTAATTCAGGCGAATCTTCTGTTTTGAAAGAGGCAGAGGGTGACGACAAAACCAAAGTGTATAGCCAGGTCATAGCTCCGATTATCTCGGAAGGGGACCCAATTGGTGTCGTGATACTTATGTCCAAAGAACCCAATGTAAAAATGGGCGATCTTGAAACGAAGCTTGTTGAGACTGCCGCTGGTTTTCTAGCCAAACAGATGGAACAGTGA
- a CDS encoding PRC-barrel domain-containing protein, translating to MLPSKRILSLPIISLKEGQQIGLVRNIVIDPAAKSVAALIVDPKGFFKEQRIIPFNRVVSVGENAITVGAEKQAEKATNLPEMMELLKEKAALIGIKVITANGKTLGLIEEFYVDEESGAIACLEISGGKIDGLLKGKARLNADDVLTIGADVVVAAKDSEERLELFSKGINENVKQLFQVAAQKASRKGRDANSVLRKSKKNNLPSPSEETAELGEMVNTEAMIEDTLEQAQPAAADAPEPVSEAEADNRDNKMI from the coding sequence ATGCTGCCAAGCAAAAGAATATTATCGTTACCGATCATTTCTTTAAAAGAAGGTCAACAAATCGGGCTTGTCCGCAATATTGTGATAGATCCTGCTGCCAAATCAGTCGCAGCATTAATCGTTGACCCTAAGGGCTTCTTCAAGGAACAGCGTATAATCCCATTTAACAGAGTTGTCAGTGTCGGAGAAAATGCCATCACGGTCGGCGCCGAAAAACAAGCAGAAAAAGCAACCAATCTACCCGAGATGATGGAACTTCTGAAAGAAAAGGCTGCTCTGATTGGCATTAAAGTCATCACAGCCAACGGCAAGACCCTTGGGCTTATCGAAGAATTTTATGTTGATGAGGAAAGTGGCGCCATTGCGTGTCTGGAGATCTCCGGCGGCAAAATTGACGGATTACTCAAAGGGAAAGCACGGTTAAACGCGGATGATGTACTCACGATCGGCGCTGATGTCGTTGTTGCCGCTAAAGATAGCGAAGAGCGTCTGGAACTCTTTTCCAAAGGCATCAATGAAAATGTCAAACAATTATTCCAGGTAGCCGCGCAAAAGGCATCCCGGAAAGGCCGGGATGCGAATAGTGTGTTGCGAAAAAGCAAAAAGAATAACCTGCCCTCCCCTAGCGAGGAAACCGCTGAACTGGGGGAAATGGTCAACACCGAGGCTATGATCGAAGACACGTTGGAACAAGCGCAACCTGCAGCAGCAGATGCTCCCGAGCCGGTGTCTGAGGCTGAGGCTGATAACCGGGACAACAAGATGATTTAA
- the glmU gene encoding bifunctional UDP-N-acetylglucosamine diphosphorylase/glucosamine-1-phosphate N-acetyltransferase GlmU, with product MAYYTAVVLAAGKGTRMKSELPKVMHFMAGQPLIDHVLDKVSRLGIDDVLTIAGHGREILTEHLGQRTHVVVQSEQLGTGHAVMQVIPYLKEDTDVLILSGDQPLLSEHTIKALMTHHSVSGASATVLTACLDIPTGYGRILKNDQGFSGIIEEKDADVKQREINEINTGTYCFRAGALKNALQKITPTNAQGEYYLTDVFDIILSSGGKIETLCTDDPTEAFGINNRVQLAEAEDILYDRIRKHWMLEGVTIINPSSVFIDAQAVLGRDVIISPFTLIKGNTRIDDHAQIGPGVTVINSHCRQGCKIQHAVIQDAVIGENCSIGPYAYIRPGTVLGTGVKVGDFVEIKNSHIADGSKVPHLSYIGDSVIGNDVNIGAGTITCNYDGMAKHRTTIGDNVFVGSNTNFVAPVTIGHHAVIGAGSTITKDVPAESLAIERSQQKNIENYTKIRKK from the coding sequence ATGGCTTATTATACAGCGGTTGTACTGGCTGCGGGAAAAGGCACTCGAATGAAATCCGAATTGCCGAAAGTCATGCACTTCATGGCCGGACAACCCTTGATCGATCATGTCTTGGATAAGGTATCGCGTTTAGGTATTGATGACGTGTTGACGATAGCCGGGCACGGTCGTGAAATACTGACGGAGCATCTTGGCCAGCGGACACACGTCGTTGTGCAGAGCGAACAGCTCGGCACGGGACATGCTGTTATGCAAGTAATCCCATACCTGAAAGAGGATACGGATGTGCTTATTTTAAGCGGTGATCAACCGCTCTTGTCTGAGCATACCATTAAAGCGCTGATGACGCATCACAGCGTTTCTGGCGCATCCGCAACGGTTCTGACAGCATGTTTGGATATTCCAACCGGGTATGGCCGGATACTAAAAAACGATCAGGGTTTTAGCGGGATTATTGAAGAAAAAGATGCTGATGTTAAGCAAAGAGAGATAAACGAAATCAATACGGGCACGTATTGTTTTCGTGCTGGGGCATTGAAAAACGCGTTGCAGAAAATCACGCCGACGAATGCCCAAGGAGAATATTATCTAACGGATGTATTTGATATAATCCTTTCCTCAGGCGGCAAAATAGAAACACTATGTACAGACGATCCGACAGAGGCCTTCGGGATAAACAACCGGGTCCAGCTAGCCGAAGCGGAGGACATTTTATATGATCGCATACGAAAGCACTGGATGCTGGAGGGGGTAACAATTATTAATCCATCGTCGGTGTTCATCGATGCACAGGCTGTTTTAGGCAGAGATGTTATTATCAGCCCGTTTACACTCATTAAAGGAAATACGCGGATTGACGATCATGCCCAGATTGGGCCTGGGGTTACAGTGATCAACAGTCACTGCCGGCAAGGATGCAAGATCCAGCATGCGGTGATACAAGACGCCGTCATCGGTGAAAATTGCAGCATCGGGCCTTATGCTTATATTCGGCCAGGGACAGTGTTGGGGACGGGAGTTAAAGTCGGCGATTTTGTGGAGATAAAAAACAGCCATATCGCGGATGGTTCCAAGGTCCCTCATTTAAGTTATATCGGGGATTCTGTGATTGGGAATGATGTGAATATCGGGGCAGGTACGATAACCTGCAACTATGACGGGATGGCGAAACACCGGACGACAATCGGAGACAATGTCTTTGTCGGCAGCAATACGAATTTTGTTGCTCCGGTGACTATCGGTCATCACGCCGTCATCGGTGCGGGATCGACAATAACCAAGGATGTGCCTGCTGAATCACTGGCAATAGAAAGATCTCAGCAAAAAAATATCGAAAATTACACGAAGATTAGGAAAAAGTAG
- the pth gene encoding aminoacyl-tRNA hydrolase, which produces MKAIVGLGNPGVKYSRTKHNAGFMVLDNIAKEEGLVFRSGFRGQAAEAKKDGERIFYLKPQTYMNLSGLAAAELVNYYKIAPQDILVIHDDMDLPLGRLRLRSKGSAGGHNGIKSLIAELGIQDFWRLKIGVGRPKLETDVVDHVLTSFAKQEAEIFEEAIIRAVKVSALWCQGRQDEAMNLYNRE; this is translated from the coding sequence ATGAAGGCGATTGTTGGTCTTGGCAATCCAGGAGTAAAATATAGCCGAACAAAACATAATGCCGGTTTTATGGTGCTCGATAACATAGCGAAAGAGGAAGGGTTGGTTTTCCGCAGCGGCTTTCGCGGCCAAGCTGCAGAAGCAAAGAAGGATGGCGAACGGATCTTCTATCTAAAGCCGCAGACATATATGAATCTCAGCGGCTTGGCTGCAGCAGAATTGGTTAATTATTATAAGATTGCACCTCAAGACATCTTGGTCATTCATGACGATATGGATCTTCCGCTTGGAAGACTCCGACTTCGCTCTAAAGGAAGCGCAGGCGGGCATAATGGCATCAAATCCTTGATTGCCGAATTGGGGATCCAGGACTTTTGGCGTTTAAAAATTGGCGTCGGCAGGCCGAAGTTGGAAACGGACGTTGTTGATCATGTCCTGACCTCATTTGCTAAACAAGAGGCAGAAATTTTCGAAGAGGCGATTATTCGGGCGGTCAAGGTTTCCGCTTTGTGGTGCCAAGGACGGCAAGATGAAGCCATGAACCTGTATAATAGGGAGTGA
- a CDS encoding ribose-phosphate diphosphokinase — protein MATKELKIFCGNANKDLAQEIADYLGISLGVANVKTFQDGEINIGIDESVRGADVFVVQPTCAPTNDNIMELLILIDALRRASASRITAVVPYYGYARQERKTKAREPITAKLMANLITTAGADRLVAMDFHAPAIQGFFDIPVDHLPGVPIIAEYFLEKKLENICVVSPDIGGVGRARNFAERVNATLAIVDKRRPEPNVSKVMHVIGDLQGKTAVLIDDIIDTGGSITQAAAVLLEKGAKEVYAACTHPVLSSTAIEKLDNSVIKEVVITNTIPLAKDKQSKKIKVLSVAPLLGEAIVRIHEDLSVSKLFS, from the coding sequence ATGGCCACAAAAGAACTGAAAATTTTCTGCGGCAATGCGAACAAGGATTTAGCCCAGGAAATTGCCGATTACTTAGGAATTTCTTTAGGCGTTGCCAATGTCAAAACATTTCAAGACGGTGAAATAAATATTGGCATTGATGAGAGTGTCAGGGGTGCTGATGTTTTTGTCGTTCAACCGACGTGTGCACCAACCAATGATAACATTATGGAGTTGCTGATCCTCATCGATGCGTTGAGAAGAGCCTCCGCCAGCCGGATTACCGCAGTCGTACCTTATTATGGATATGCCAGACAGGAACGAAAAACCAAAGCCAGAGAACCCATTACGGCAAAACTGATGGCCAATCTTATTACCACGGCGGGAGCAGACCGTTTGGTGGCAATGGACTTTCACGCACCAGCTATTCAGGGCTTTTTTGATATTCCGGTGGATCATCTGCCGGGCGTTCCGATTATCGCCGAGTATTTCCTGGAAAAGAAGCTGGAAAATATCTGTGTCGTATCTCCGGATATCGGCGGCGTTGGGAGAGCGAGAAACTTTGCCGAAAGGGTAAATGCCACCTTGGCTATTGTTGATAAACGCCGCCCTGAGCCCAATGTATCGAAAGTGATGCATGTTATTGGCGACCTTCAGGGAAAAACAGCGGTATTAATCGATGATATTATTGATACAGGCGGAAGCATTACCCAAGCCGCAGCGGTACTACTGGAAAAAGGGGCAAAAGAGGTTTATGCGGCGTGTACACATCCGGTACTGTCCTCAACGGCCATTGAAAAGCTGGATAACTCCGTGATCAAGGAAGTCGTCATCACCAATACGATTCCTTTAGCCAAGGATAAACAGAGCAAAAAAATAAAGGTGCTTTCAGTGGCACCCTTATTAGGAGAAGCTATCGTCCGGATTCATGAAGATTTGTCCGTCAGTAAGCTGTTTAGTTAA
- a CDS encoding RNA-binding S4 domain-containing protein, which yields MRLDKYLKVSRLIKRRTVAKDVCEGEKVSINGKVAKPSAEIKPGDTITINMRNHVLEVKVLATPPSVRAEDAESLYHVLKDEKNE from the coding sequence ATGCGTTTGGATAAATATCTTAAAGTTTCACGATTAATTAAACGTCGGACGGTAGCAAAGGATGTTTGTGAAGGAGAAAAAGTCAGTATTAACGGGAAAGTGGCAAAACCTTCAGCTGAGATAAAGCCTGGGGACACGATTACGATCAATATGCGGAATCATGTTCTGGAGGTCAAGGTCTTAGCGACACCTCCCAGTGTCCGCGCTGAAGACGCGGAATCGCTTTACCACGTGCTTAAAGATGAAAAGAATGAATAA
- a CDS encoding foldase protein PrsA, translating to MKKYTIALIIVISTFLWLSGCASQNNYAIKVNGKSVSKTVYEEKLNASKAYYEKQGMDFTTDEGKKSLETIKSSVLENMILNELIRQEVEKNKWDRSAPEVTAQIDDLKAQLKDAGNDYETFLKEQGMTEDEVSYYYTFTYNIGKDVAVSDEEIKQYFDTHYSSYGGQDEQVRASHILVATEAEAVQIIKDLNAGADFAALAKEKSSDGSAADGGDLGYFNRGDMVAEFENEAFSLNVDTWSQTPVKTRFGYHVILVVDHKEPVVPDFEKVKTKVAEDALANAQNLKIQSYYSDLKQNADVVYAEDLKPAE from the coding sequence ATGAAAAAATATACAATCGCATTAATCATAGTCATTAGTACATTTTTATGGCTAAGCGGTTGCGCCAGCCAGAACAATTACGCCATTAAAGTGAATGGAAAAAGTGTTTCTAAGACCGTCTACGAGGAAAAATTAAATGCCAGTAAAGCCTACTATGAAAAACAAGGTATGGATTTTACCACAGACGAAGGTAAAAAAAGTTTAGAAACCATAAAAAGTTCTGTTTTAGAAAATATGATCTTAAATGAACTGATCCGACAGGAAGTAGAGAAGAACAAATGGGATCGCTCAGCGCCCGAAGTAACAGCACAAATAGACGACCTCAAGGCACAACTGAAAGACGCGGGGAATGACTATGAGACATTCCTCAAAGAACAAGGTATGACCGAGGATGAGGTTTCGTATTACTATACGTTTACGTATAACATTGGAAAAGATGTTGCCGTTTCAGACGAGGAAATCAAACAGTATTTCGATACCCATTATTCCTCGTACGGCGGTCAGGATGAGCAGGTCCGCGCCAGCCATATACTCGTTGCCACAGAAGCAGAGGCCGTTCAAATTATCAAAGACCTCAATGCCGGCGCCGACTTTGCGGCATTAGCTAAAGAAAAGTCCAGTGATGGAAGTGCCGCAGATGGCGGCGATCTTGGCTACTTTAACCGAGGCGATATGGTTGCTGAATTTGAAAATGAAGCATTTAGCCTAAACGTAGATACATGGTCGCAGACGCCGGTAAAAACGCGGTTTGGTTATCATGTTATCTTGGTTGTCGATCATAAAGAACCTGTTGTGCCAGACTTTGAAAAGGTAAAGACAAAGGTAGCCGAGGACGCCTTAGCGAATGCTCAGAATCTGAAAATTCAAAGTTATTATTCTGATCTGAAACAAAATGCCGATGTTGTATACGCGGAGGACTTAAAGCCTGCTGAATAA
- the mazG gene encoding nucleoside triphosphate pyrophosphohydrolase — MKPIIHILGLGLEDLDSLSLAVYKMLKQVNHIWLWSDDHPAAKNIIREEFPCEVLFGEESQRDGEANIDDQLSIAAEKIKTTNDLKEIVLALPGFPIAEGKIISGLKERLHTIYDIDTQLLVAPGSMEKLTAIMAELRSEWGCPWDKEQSHHTLKKYLVEETYEVIDAIDSQNMNNFCEELGDLLLQIVFHSQIASESGLFTIQHVMQSITEKLIRRHPHVFGTVQVESSREVLVHWDAIKKAEKAGSEQMTSSDNDTKRFFDMPQGLPALMLADKTQKKAAKVGFDWDIVDGPLEKIQEELTELKAEIDNGDKNNPRLKEELGDVLFSIVNLSRFLEIDAEEALRLGTSKFQKRFTTILAKMTSDGTEKGKYDLNMMNFYWDQVKSEEKSGV, encoded by the coding sequence ATGAAACCGATCATACATATTTTGGGTCTTGGTTTGGAAGATTTGGACAGCCTGTCTCTGGCAGTCTATAAGATGTTAAAACAGGTTAATCATATATGGTTGTGGTCAGACGATCATCCTGCAGCCAAAAACATTATACGGGAAGAGTTTCCTTGTGAAGTCTTATTTGGAGAGGAAAGCCAAAGGGACGGAGAAGCCAATATCGATGATCAGCTGTCTATAGCAGCGGAAAAAATCAAGACGACAAATGACCTCAAGGAGATCGTGCTCGCTTTGCCGGGATTTCCTATTGCCGAGGGCAAAATTATTTCCGGATTGAAGGAAAGACTCCACACGATCTATGATATTGATACACAGTTGCTGGTTGCGCCGGGCAGCATGGAAAAACTCACGGCTATTATGGCAGAATTACGCTCGGAGTGGGGATGTCCTTGGGATAAAGAGCAAAGTCACCACACGTTAAAGAAGTATCTGGTTGAAGAGACCTATGAAGTCATCGATGCAATTGATTCCCAGAATATGAATAATTTTTGTGAAGAATTGGGAGACTTACTATTACAGATAGTTTTTCATTCTCAAATTGCCAGTGAATCCGGGCTCTTTACTATCCAGCATGTTATGCAAAGCATTACAGAAAAATTGATACGACGGCATCCGCATGTTTTTGGAACAGTACAGGTAGAATCCAGTCGGGAAGTCTTAGTCCACTGGGATGCAATTAAGAAAGCTGAAAAGGCGGGGTCTGAGCAGATGACATCATCTGACAACGATACGAAGCGGTTTTTCGATATGCCTCAGGGGCTCCCGGCACTCATGCTGGCAGATAAGACACAGAAGAAGGCGGCCAAAGTCGGCTTTGACTGGGATATCGTCGATGGTCCACTGGAAAAAATCCAAGAAGAACTAACTGAACTAAAAGCGGAAATCGATAACGGGGATAAGAATAACCCAAGACTGAAAGAAGAATTGGGGGATGTATTGTTTTCAATCGTCAATCTCTCCCGTTTTTTGGAGATCGACGCAGAGGAGGCGCTTAGACTCGGGACATCGAAATTTCAAAAAAGATTCACCACCATATTAGCTAAAATGACTTCGGATGGAACGGAGAAGGGAAAATATGACCTAAATATGATGAATTTTTATTGGGATCAGGTAAAAAGTGAAGAAAAATCTGGGGTTTGA
- the mfd gene encoding transcription-repair coupling factor has translation MPTINDFLYKGFDIGEINAALSRKETPQMVYNITGSQKAAFAGQLVGSKQQSLIITYTDEQAQNWVNDLETWLPDYDILLFPSTDWLPFEVLSRSHESTAERIRVLSSLMHNNEQSGRGKIVVAPVQAIIKKLLQPNVWSKHCVQLKVGEQYTLSDIMLLFVEAGYERVETIEGKGQFALRGGILDIAPYDRDPIRVEFFDEEVDSIRVFDLETQKSQESIPDVWIVPVHEYVVSKEEQHNLKWEVRAKARKAVGRLQRLERYDAAHKLHKKVEHIIERLDTGILNESIYPYLALLPDEYVPFFEWLNPDCLVFLDEPLRLKEQLDFHYSQRMAEFADNLEKGEEFVNPDKLFIGFEDLLASRQRPLIGLSNLLREITGFKPKRVTNLTARPLAGYAKTSMLVEEIERWQSSGYTIALFAGNAEQAQRLVQGMKDRGITAGLFSLCGNITPGGVSVYPLSISQGFELPVSKLITFTETEIYRRERKQQPKPKKAQKETDIMAFSDLKPGDFVVHFYHGIGKFTGIETITVDNIQKDYFAIKYAGEDKLYVPLDQLQLLQKYLGTDDSSAPKLNKLNGNEWNKAKAKAHSAVKEMAIDLLALYAKREKAVGFAFPEDNQWQREFEQRFPYEETPDQLQSITEVKQDMMKTRPMDRLLCGDVGYGKTEVALRAAFKAVLCGKQVAVMVPTTILAQQHYNTFRERFMDYPVKVDMLSRFRTPKEQKHIIQSLQDGTLDIVVGTHRLLSDGVSFKDLGLLIVDEEQRFGVAHKEKIKTLKTNVDVLTLSATPIPRTLHMSLVGLRDMSIIATPPEDRFPVQTFVAEFNGEMVRDAIRRELNRGGQVFYVHNRVESLDKVVRLLNSLIPEARCGVVHGQMSETQLEREMMSFLDKDKDILVCTTIIETGLDMPNVNTLIVDEADKFGLSQLYQLRGRVGRSNRKAYAYFLYPPQKVLTEEAEKRLSTIREFTEFGSGFKIAMRDLEIRGAGNFIGGEQHGHLAAIGFSLYVKMLKEAVQQLRGEAVEETIEPAIELQVKALLPDEYIVDKQIKATLYQRMLGLSNEEALHDILDELIDRFGTPPEEVENLIKVIQIRIKAKHMRLEQIIQHKQSISVRFATDPGITGAQLMSMASQFPYPLSFAAVENGKLELNIRLRILNTEDIFKAIIKLLTVLEEYVAQQTTTEAAPTTG, from the coding sequence ATGCCTACGATTAATGATTTTTTGTACAAGGGCTTTGATATAGGCGAAATTAACGCTGCATTAAGTCGAAAAGAAACACCTCAAATGGTTTACAATATAACCGGCAGCCAGAAAGCTGCGTTTGCCGGTCAGCTGGTTGGTTCAAAACAACAGTCTCTCATTATTACGTATACGGATGAACAAGCCCAAAATTGGGTGAATGACCTGGAAACCTGGCTGCCTGATTATGACATATTATTGTTCCCTTCAACGGATTGGCTCCCCTTTGAAGTTCTGAGCAGAAGTCATGAAAGCACGGCGGAACGTATCCGCGTGTTAAGCAGTCTTATGCATAACAACGAGCAGTCTGGCCGGGGGAAAATTGTTGTTGCCCCAGTCCAGGCAATTATCAAAAAGCTGCTCCAGCCGAATGTTTGGTCGAAACATTGTGTGCAGTTAAAGGTAGGGGAACAGTATACACTGTCTGACATCATGCTTCTTTTTGTAGAGGCTGGTTACGAACGCGTTGAAACCATTGAAGGCAAAGGCCAGTTTGCGTTGCGGGGAGGCATATTGGATATTGCTCCCTATGACCGAGACCCGATCCGGGTAGAATTTTTTGATGAAGAGGTCGATTCAATCAGGGTGTTTGACCTCGAAACCCAGAAATCCCAAGAGAGTATTCCCGATGTATGGATCGTTCCTGTCCACGAATATGTGGTAAGTAAAGAGGAACAACACAATCTCAAATGGGAGGTAAGAGCAAAAGCCCGTAAAGCTGTAGGCCGCTTACAACGCTTGGAACGCTATGATGCCGCTCATAAACTTCACAAGAAAGTGGAACATATCATCGAGCGTTTGGATACAGGGATACTGAATGAAAGCATTTATCCGTATTTAGCGCTCCTGCCGGACGAATATGTTCCGTTTTTTGAATGGCTGAATCCGGATTGCCTGGTTTTCCTTGATGAGCCCTTAAGACTAAAAGAACAGTTGGATTTCCATTACAGTCAGCGTATGGCTGAATTTGCCGACAACCTGGAAAAAGGAGAAGAGTTTGTCAATCCGGATAAGTTATTCATTGGATTTGAGGACCTTTTGGCAAGCAGACAACGCCCTTTAATCGGCCTATCCAACCTATTGCGGGAAATAACCGGGTTTAAACCGAAGCGGGTAACCAACCTCACAGCGCGTCCCTTAGCAGGTTATGCTAAGACGTCCATGCTTGTAGAAGAAATTGAGCGTTGGCAATCCAGTGGGTATACGATAGCCCTTTTTGCCGGAAATGCGGAGCAAGCGCAACGTTTGGTCCAAGGAATGAAAGACCGGGGTATTACGGCCGGTCTGTTTTCGCTATGCGGCAATATCACCCCAGGCGGGGTTTCTGTTTATCCGCTTTCCATAAGTCAGGGGTTTGAACTGCCGGTTAGCAAATTGATAACATTTACCGAAACGGAGATCTACCGAAGAGAGCGAAAACAGCAGCCCAAACCGAAGAAAGCGCAAAAAGAAACGGATATTATGGCCTTCAGTGATCTTAAGCCGGGTGATTTTGTTGTTCATTTTTACCATGGAATTGGCAAGTTCACGGGAATTGAAACGATTACGGTGGATAATATCCAAAAGGACTACTTTGCCATTAAATATGCAGGGGAGGATAAACTCTATGTCCCGCTTGACCAGCTACAGTTGTTGCAGAAGTATTTGGGAACAGATGACTCCAGCGCGCCAAAACTTAATAAGCTGAATGGCAATGAATGGAATAAAGCCAAGGCCAAGGCCCACTCTGCGGTTAAGGAGATGGCCATTGATTTATTGGCCCTTTATGCCAAGCGAGAAAAGGCAGTCGGATTCGCTTTCCCTGAAGATAATCAATGGCAAAGGGAATTTGAACAACGTTTCCCCTATGAAGAAACACCGGATCAGCTTCAGAGTATCACGGAAGTTAAACAGGACATGATGAAAACACGGCCTATGGATCGCCTTTTATGCGGCGATGTGGGCTACGGGAAAACAGAAGTGGCACTGAGGGCTGCTTTCAAGGCTGTTTTGTGCGGGAAACAAGTCGCTGTCATGGTACCGACGACGATTCTGGCTCAACAGCACTACAACACGTTCAGAGAGCGGTTCATGGACTATCCGGTAAAGGTGGATATGTTAAGCCGTTTTCGTACACCGAAGGAACAAAAGCATATTATTCAGAGTCTCCAGGATGGCACCCTGGATATTGTCGTTGGAACTCACCGGCTATTATCTGACGGCGTTAGTTTTAAGGATTTAGGACTGCTCATTGTTGATGAAGAGCAACGCTTTGGGGTTGCCCATAAAGAAAAAATTAAAACGTTGAAGACGAACGTCGATGTACTGACCTTATCCGCAACACCCATTCCAAGAACACTTCACATGTCACTTGTCGGATTACGGGATATGAGTATTATCGCAACCCCCCCGGAAGACAGATTTCCTGTGCAGACCTTTGTGGCTGAATTTAATGGCGAAATGGTTCGTGATGCGATCCGACGGGAACTGAACAGGGGCGGTCAGGTTTTTTATGTTCATAACCGAGTAGAAAGCCTTGATAAAGTCGTTCGATTACTCAATTCATTAATTCCCGAGGCGCGCTGCGGGGTTGTCCACGGTCAGATGAGCGAAACGCAATTGGAGAGAGAAATGATGTCCTTTTTAGATAAAGATAAGGATATCCTTGTATGTACCACCATTATCGAAACCGGCTTGGATATGCCCAATGTGAATACGCTCATCGTCGATGAAGCGGACAAGTTTGGCTTAAGTCAGCTCTATCAGCTCAGAGGCAGAGTGGGGAGATCCAATCGCAAAGCATACGCCTATTTTCTTTATCCGCCGCAAAAGGTTTTAACGGAAGAAGCTGAGAAAAGACTGTCAACAATCAGAGAATTCACCGAATTTGGTTCCGGTTTTAAAATTGCGATGCGTGATTTGGAGATTCGTGGTGCCGGCAATTTTATCGGCGGAGAACAACACGGACATTTAGCAGCCATTGGCTTCAGTCTTTATGTCAAAATGTTAAAAGAGGCCGTCCAGCAGCTTCGGGGTGAGGCCGTCGAAGAAACGATTGAACCCGCTATTGAACTTCAAGTTAAAGCACTGCTTCCGGACGAATATATTGTAGATAAACAAATTAAGGCGACATTGTATCAACGCATGCTTGGCTTATCCAACGAAGAAGCTCTGCATGATATCCTTGATGAATTGATCGATCGGTTTGGGACACCGCCAGAGGAAGTAGAAAACCTGATTAAAGTTATTCAGATTAGAATAAAAGCGAAACACATGCGTTTGGAGCAGATCATTCAGCATAAACAGAGTATATCCGTGCGATTTGCTACCGATCCGGGGATAACCGGGGCCCAACTGATGAGTATGGCATCTCAATTCCCCTATCCGTTATCTTTTGCCGCTGTAGAAAACGGCAAGCTGGAATTAAATATCCGCCTGAGAATACTTAATACGGAAGATATCTTTAAAGCCATCATCAAGCTGTTGACAGTACTGGAGGAATATGTTGCCCAACAAACAACAACGGAAGCGGCTCCAACAACAGGTTAA